The proteins below are encoded in one region of Levilactobacillus namurensis:
- a CDS encoding RsmB/NOP family class I SAM-dependent RNA methyltransferase codes for MNLPDDFVTKYQRLLGDEAPAFLASLTSTVNTAGYRVNPERKVPANLTTAKPVPYAQWGYYGAVKGRSLAHQSGAVYSQEPSAMFVGATAAPAKGERVLDLCAAPGGKTTHLASYLQGTGLLVTNEINRKRVRVLAENVERFGVANAVILNDSPDTFSPVFPDYFDKVLVDAPCSGEGMFRKDPAAMDYWSLAYVEDCATRQREILTEAVKMVKPGGQLIYSTCTFAPEEDEQMMAWVLKTFPEFHLVPVEKSGGVVDARPEWADGNPELKKAARLFPHLLQGEGHFVAKLERTSAAEPLRPRGQAQLGTALSRDQRQLWQDFAQQVLGTEALPAGELVTVKDQLFAVPQDLPALKRAHVFRPGLHLGTFKKNRFEPAYALALASEPQRVNHTLAIDLDQWQKWVHGDTIALATAPAKGWYLLTCQQQPVGFGKVVGQTVKNFFPKGLRFTVYPEDLI; via the coding sequence GTGAACTTACCTGATGACTTTGTGACGAAGTACCAGCGGTTACTGGGCGATGAAGCTCCGGCGTTCTTGGCGAGCTTGACGTCGACGGTGAATACGGCCGGTTATCGCGTCAATCCAGAACGAAAAGTGCCCGCAAACTTGACGACAGCCAAGCCGGTTCCATATGCTCAGTGGGGGTATTATGGGGCAGTGAAGGGACGAAGCTTGGCCCACCAAAGCGGTGCGGTCTATAGCCAAGAACCCAGTGCGATGTTCGTTGGCGCGACGGCAGCCCCGGCTAAGGGCGAACGGGTCTTAGACCTGTGTGCGGCTCCCGGTGGGAAGACCACCCACTTAGCCAGTTACCTTCAGGGGACGGGCTTGTTGGTCACCAACGAAATCAACCGCAAGCGGGTCCGGGTCCTAGCCGAGAACGTTGAACGGTTTGGGGTCGCTAACGCTGTCATCTTAAACGATTCGCCGGATACGTTCAGTCCCGTTTTTCCGGACTACTTTGACAAGGTGTTAGTCGATGCCCCGTGTTCGGGGGAAGGCATGTTCCGAAAAGATCCAGCGGCCATGGATTACTGGTCGCTAGCGTACGTCGAAGACTGTGCGACGCGGCAACGTGAGATTTTAACGGAGGCCGTTAAGATGGTCAAGCCCGGCGGACAATTGATCTACTCGACTTGTACTTTTGCGCCGGAAGAAGACGAACAGATGATGGCGTGGGTCTTGAAGACCTTCCCCGAGTTCCACTTGGTTCCCGTTGAGAAGTCGGGTGGCGTTGTTGATGCCCGGCCAGAGTGGGCCGATGGAAATCCGGAGTTGAAAAAAGCGGCGCGGTTGTTCCCCCACTTACTTCAGGGGGAAGGTCATTTTGTGGCCAAGTTGGAACGAACGTCCGCTGCGGAACCGCTCCGTCCGCGAGGGCAAGCCCAGCTGGGAACGGCCCTGAGTCGCGACCAGCGGCAACTTTGGCAAGACTTTGCCCAACAAGTCTTGGGAACGGAAGCGTTGCCCGCAGGTGAGTTAGTGACCGTGAAGGACCAATTATTCGCGGTCCCACAAGACTTACCGGCATTGAAACGGGCACACGTCTTCCGTCCGGGATTACATCTGGGGACGTTTAAGAAGAACCGGTTTGAACCCGCCTATGCGTTGGCCTTAGCGAGTGAGCCACAGCGGGTGAACCACACGCTAGCCATCGATTTGGATCAGTGGCAAAAGTGGGTTCACGGGGACACCATTGCGTTAGCGACCGCTCCGGCAAAGGGGTGGTACCTCCTAACGTGTCAGCAGCAGCCCGTCGGCTTCGGTAAGGTCGTGGGACAGACCGTCAAGAACTTCTTCCCTAAGGGGTTGCGGTTTACGGTCTATCCGGAAGATTTGATCTAA
- the fni gene encoding type 2 isopentenyl-diphosphate Delta-isomerase: protein MALSRHAHRKDEHLSLAEKFYTAHATSQFDQLRFIHQSLPEMAVADVRLATHLGPLTLPSPLMIEAMTGGSPRTGKVNAALGRIAAQTGMAVASGSQSIALKDAQAIPTFTVLRENNPDGIVFANIGAGHTAQDAQHVVQMLAANALEVHVNVAQELVMPEGDRDFHWLDAIGETVALLDVPVIVKEVGFGMARETLHQLANVGVHYVDLGGRGGTNFIDIENFRRPEKELSYLNGWGQSTVESLLEARAVPQLQTIATGGVRHPLDVIKALALGANVVGTAGQVLHSLLKTDEATTTHRLQAWQTELRTIMTLLGAPDLATLRQRPLLYSPELLAYAQQRQLPLT, encoded by the coding sequence ATGGCCTTATCACGTCACGCGCATCGTAAGGACGAGCACTTATCGCTCGCTGAAAAATTCTATACCGCTCATGCGACCAGCCAATTCGACCAGCTACGGTTCATTCACCAAAGTCTGCCCGAAATGGCGGTCGCCGATGTTCGTTTAGCGACCCACTTAGGCCCGCTAACGTTACCCTCGCCCTTAATGATCGAAGCCATGACCGGCGGGAGTCCCCGGACGGGTAAGGTCAACGCAGCCCTAGGACGGATCGCCGCCCAAACGGGCATGGCGGTGGCTAGCGGCTCTCAGAGTATCGCCCTAAAGGATGCGCAAGCGATTCCCACCTTCACGGTACTGCGGGAAAACAATCCCGACGGTATCGTCTTCGCCAACATCGGTGCGGGGCACACCGCCCAAGACGCCCAGCACGTGGTCCAGATGTTGGCCGCCAACGCCTTGGAAGTCCACGTTAACGTCGCGCAAGAACTGGTCATGCCCGAAGGCGACCGCGACTTTCACTGGTTAGACGCTATTGGCGAGACTGTCGCCCTCTTAGACGTACCCGTCATCGTCAAGGAAGTGGGCTTTGGAATGGCACGTGAAACGCTCCACCAGTTGGCAAACGTTGGCGTGCACTACGTTGACTTGGGGGGCCGTGGTGGCACGAACTTCATCGACATCGAAAACTTCCGCCGACCGGAAAAGGAACTCAGCTACCTCAATGGTTGGGGGCAATCTACCGTGGAATCCTTACTGGAAGCCCGGGCAGTTCCCCAACTCCAGACAATCGCTACCGGCGGCGTACGCCACCCGTTAGACGTGATTAAGGCATTGGCCTTAGGCGCCAACGTGGTGGGCACCGCCGGTCAGGTCCTCCACAGCCTACTGAAGACCGACGAAGCCACCACGACTCACCGGTTACAGGCCTGGCAGACGGAATTGCGAACCATCATGACTCTCTTGGGCGCGCCAGACTTGGCCACCCTACGGCAACGACCGCTCCTGTATTCGCCAGAACTCCTGGCCTACGCGCAACAGCGTCAGTTACCCTTAACTTAA